The DNA segment GAGTCTGGACGTGATCGATGTGGTTACACCCTGCTCCCATAGACGAGAGTATCGTAGTATCCGAGATCGGCGAGCAGTGATCGCCGAATATCGCGCCGGTTAAAACCGCTGAGATACTTACTATCATATACGCGTGCAGTGCGTCGCCCTCCAGTCCGCTGTACATACCCACGGCGTTAGCCAGCGGTATCGCAAGAGGCATCAAAATGCCCATCGTACCGTAGCTGGTGCCGGTAGAAAAGCTGATAAAAGAACCCAACATAAAAATAGTCGCGGGAAGGACTATTTTAGGCGTAGAATGAGAAAGCATATCAACCAAATAGCGAGAGGTACCGAGCTCTTTGATAACAGAGCTCAAAGACCACGCAAGAAGCAGGATAATAATCGTGGTTATCATCGTCTTCCAGCCCTTACCCCAGGTCTCTATCGCCTCGCGCACGGTTAAAATTTTTCTATAAACGGCCATAAATATCGCCACCACGGTAGCCAAAAGCGCCGACTGAAACAGCGCCACCGACGCGTCCGCCGCGCCGAAAGTCGCTTGGAAGGTGTAGAAAGTGAGAGGATGAGCCTTTGCGCTCTGCAGAGCCTCGCCTTCGAGCGAACCCAGCCCGCTAAAGTAAAAGCTAACGAACGCGCCGATGATTAGCACCAAAAGCGGCACGACGGCGTTTGAGCTTTGCAGTTTGATGTTTTCTTTAGGCTCCAGCGTCTTGTCTTCGATATTTTCTATGAGCGCTCCGCCCCTTCTTGGGTGTAGCTCGCCCGCCCTGGCTCTACGCTCGGCTTTTAGCATGCCCGCAAATTCGCGCCCCATAAAAGCGGTGCAAACGATAAAAAACAGCATAAAAAGATTGTAAAATCTATAAGGAATCGTCTCTACGAAGATACTAAAGGCATTTACGTTCGTCACGCCGATAAGCTCGTAGCCTTGCTTTATGAGCGAGATCTCAAGCCCGACCCAGGTCGAGATGACGGCTAGACCAGCGATCGGAGCGGCGGTAGCATCGATGATAAAGGCTAGCTTTTCGCGAGAGACCTTAAATTTGTCCGTTATCGGGCGCATAATAGGGCCTACGATGAGCGAGTTTGCGTAGTCGTCGAAAAAGACGAAAAGCCCCATCACCCAGGTTGAAATTTGAGCCGAGACACCCGTTTTGGCCTTTTTGCTAAGCCACAAAGCGACGGCCTTGGTTCCGCCCATTTTGGTGATGAGCGCGACCACGCCGCCGATACAAAGCACCTGAAGCACGATGCCTGCGTTCCAGCTATCGGCCAGCGAGCCCACGATCCTTTTTACGATGTCGGTAAAGCCTTTTATAAATGTCATAAAGATATTTGAGTCGATGACGTTTATGAGAAACGTCCCGCTAAAAACGCCGATAAATAGCGACAAAACGACGTCTTTGGTGATAAACGCCAAAACTATCGCCACCACGGGCGGTATAAGCGTCCAAAAGCCGAAAATCTCGGCATTTTTTTTCGCTACTTCGGGATCTACGGCCAGCGCCAAGATCGGTAGTAGCGACAAAAATAAAATCTTTTTCATCAAAAACTCCTTTTTGTTTTTCGTCGGTTTAATCAAATTTCCCGCCCGTGCCTTGGGTCGGTATTTAAAGCGTAAATTTAGCTAAATGCGGCTTAAATTTTTGTTTTAAATTCGCTTAAAAGTCAAAAATTTTGGCTCTTTATTAAAATTTTATGTTAAAAATAGGGCTTTTGGGGAAAATTCGATCGAAGCGGTGCTCGGCGGCAAATTTTAAATTTGCTCGTAATTTAGATTTTTTATACGGATTTTACGGGGAATTTTAACTTTGATTTGCTAACCGAATTTGGTATTTAATATACAATAATACTATCTATATGCTTTTTGATATCAGCGACTTGTTTAGAATCTAAGCTCATTATCGTAAATGTTTTTAACCGCCGCACTTGCTTCGCTTTTTTACCGATTGTTATTTTTTTGGGGATAAACGGACGGTCAAATACCGAGCAGGAAAAAATATCGGTGTTTTTAATCAGCGCATCACCGAGTATAAATCTATTTATAATAATCCTATCCTTATAAATTTCAATATAATTAAACAAAATAATTTCAAACATAGGCACGATAAATAATAAAGAAACTAAAAAGCCAAGCGCTAGAAATATACCCGTCAAATAAGCTATCGCCGATGAAATTATCATTAGAAACAAAAGACCAAAACCTATCAAATCGATTAATACTAAAATCGATTTTCTTTTATCCAGTTTATAAAGCAATTTTGCATTTTCATCGCAATCTTTTTGCATTCGCTTCTCCAAATTTATTCTCCGCTCGCGGCGGCTTTTCACCGCCAAAAATCACCGCAGTGCCACACGGTTTGCTACCAGACCCGACCTGCGTAAATCTCATCATCCGCTATGTGCCCGCGTAAAACGTGTGCTGCAAGCACTCAATCAGCAGCTCGCAAACCGGGTGCGAAATGAACGATATCTCTTCGCTCGAAAGGCCGTATTTGCTCCTATAGCCTCCGGTTCGTCTCATAAAAACAAAGAGCGTCTTTTGCGCGTTCGTAGATATTTGAAGCGATATTTTGCGCTAAGATAAAAGATTTTTCATCCAAATTCGGCGCGCCCCGCCCAAGGATATAAAACAAAACGAAATTTTGCCGAAATTTCGGCTATTTATGCTCAAAAGCCAAAAATAGCCGTCTTATATCTAAGTTTTTACTGTTTGAGAAATTTACAGGCTATTTTTTGGCGTTTTTACCTTGCTTGCAAAAACGGCGAAGAAATTTTAAGAATGCCAAATTTGACGTTAAATTCGGCGCAGTCTCGGCGCTCGAGCTCAACGTCAAATTTAAATAAATTTCAGCACGTTTTGCCATTTCCAGTCAAGAGCGCAAATTTAAAAATTCGGCTTCAAATTTACAAGGATCAAATGCCGCAAAAAGTAAAATTTAAACGACGCTCCAAAAACAGATAAAAATCGCGTGCCGAATTTTAAACCCGAATTTAAACGGTCAAACTTCAAATTTAAACTCAAATTTACGCGGAAAAGCGGCCGAATTTAACTCAAAATCCGGCCGACAAAACCCGTAAATTTAAAAACAAAGCGCCTACTTTTTCTCGATAAAAAGCCCGGCCCAAGTCTGCTGCGTCGCCATCGCTTCGACGACGTTGATATTGACGCGGTGAGGCATATTTAGGCAGTTTAGCACGATCTGCTTTAGAAATTCGACTTCAAATTTACACGGGTCAAATGCCGCAAAAAGTAAAATTTAAACGACGATCCAAAAATAGATAAAAACCGCGCGCCGTGAAGCCCGGCGGCAAATTTAACTCAAATTTACGCGGCAAAGCTACTAAATTTTACGCGAAATCCAGCCGCCTTTCCTGCAAATTTAACGCTAAAAGCCTACTTTTTCTCGATAAAAAGCCCCGCCCAAGTCTGCTGCGTCGCCATCGCCTCGACGACGTTGATATTGACGCGGTGAGGCATATTTAGGCAGTTTAGCACGATCTGCGCGATATCCTCGGCCGTGATATACTCTACGCCCTCGTAAACCGCGTCGGCCTTAGCCTTATCGCCGCCGAAGCGAACCTCGCTAAACTCGGTCTTGCAGATGCCCGGAGCTATCTCGGTCACGCGGATACCGGTGCCGCGGATGTCGTTGCGCAGATTTCTACTAAACTGCTTTACAAACGCCTTGCTCGCGCCGTAAACGTGGCTGCCAGGATACGGCCATGCGCCCGCGGTTGAGCCTAGATTAAAGATATAGCCGCTCTTTCGCGCGATCATAAGGGGCAAAACGGCCTTGGTCGAGTATAAAAAGCCTTTGATGTTGGTATCGACCATCGTCTCAAAGTCCTCGATGCTAGTCTCCGCCACGCCTTCGAGTCCGAGCGCTAGGCCTGCGTTATTTACGAGCACTTCGATATCGCGAAACTCCTGCGGTAAATTTGCCACGCCGTCAAAAACCGCCTTTTTATCGCGGATATCTGCGACGACGATATGAGTATTTCCTAACTGCTTAGCTAAGGCCTCGAGCCTTTCTTTACGGCGAGCGAGCGCTACGATCTTGTAGCCTTCGCGGCTTAGCGCCCTAGCTATCGCCTCGCCAAAACCCGACGTAGCCCCCGTGATAAAAGCCGTTCCTTTCATATTTTCTCCTTATTCGGTGATCAAATTTGACTCAAGTCCCAGCACTCTTAGATACTGCGCGTTGATCTCTTTTTTGCCGATGATCGCGTAGTCTAGGGCGTTTAGCCCCATATCATCGATAGCCTGCACGTCCGCGCCGTTATCTACCAAAAGCTGCAATATCTCCACGTCCGCCGCTCCGGCCGCACTCATCAGCACGCTTTTTGACGCCCCGTCAAAATCGCAGAGCTTCACGAAGTTCGGCAGCTGAACGCTCAGATTCGAGCTGTAAGCAAGCTTTGTGTTTATATCTATTAGTCTTTTATTTACCAGTGCTCCGTTTTCTAACAGAAATTTGACTAAATTTATGTCGTTTAGCTGCACGGCCTTAAAAAGCGGAGTGACGCCGAGTAAATTTTCGTAATTTACGTCCGCGCCGCTAGCCACCAGGAGCTTCACGTTATTTAAATTTTTAAGCGCAAAAAATAGCGAACTCTCAAAGCCGTAGTTTAAATTTACGCCCACGCGCAAAAACTCTTTTATCACGTCCTCGTTTTTTTCGTAAAGAAGCGCCGCGTTAAAGGCGTTTTGCAGCGAATTTTGCGAAACGGCGCCCGAATATATCGCCTCGTTGATGCCGTATTTGGTAAAAGTCGGGCTGCTTACCTTTCTCGCAAACTCGTCCATATCGCCGTTTTGCAGAGTCGCAGCTGCAAATTTTAAAAACTCGTTTGCAACCTTTGAAGCGTAGTAAATCGCGCTGCCTTCGTCTATTTTAAAATTTGATTTGTAGTAGCTTACCAGCGGCCCCAAGACGGCGTTGTAGTCTTTGTTAAAGTCCTTAAAAACCGTAAAATTACTTAAGCTTTGATGTCCCCAGTAGCGAAGCCTGGCTCTGTTTTGCGATACGAATTTTTCGTATTCGTCGGGGCTCTCTAGTTCTTTGGCGTAAATTTCGGGCGCATAGGAGGCTTTTAGGATCTTAAATTTAAACTCGTTTAAATTTTTAGTCGCTAAATTTCCGACGCAAGCAAGGCTTTCGGCGCGGATCTTTTGAGCCGCCGAGAGTAAAATTTGAGCCTCTTTTAGCCCCAAGATAGAGTCCTTGCAGTTTGGCTCAAATTCTCCCGAAAATGTTAAATTTTGAGAGAAAAATCGTTGCTTATCAGCCAAAGCGTCATCGCAGTTAAAGCCCGCGAAAACAAAAGAAAACGACAAAAGTATCGGCAAAATAAATCTCATCGTATGCCTCAATATCTTTTAATTTTGATAATTCTACCAAAAAATAATTTAGTAAAGATAAATTTACCGCTCGTTAAAGCAAACGTCCGCAAACGCGGCTTTTAGCTTCTCGTAAAGCGGAGTAAAGGGCACGCCGTTTACGCGCACCTCGGCGATGGATGTGATAAAATTCGTATCGCCGCTCCAGCGCGGCACGAGATGATAGTGCACGTGCTCTGCGATACCCGCACCGCCTGCTTTGCCCAGATTCATCCCGATATTTACGCCCGCCGCGTTTAGTTCGCGTTTTAAAATTTTCACGCCCTCGCGCACGTAAGCGCTCATCTCCGACCAAGTTTGCTCTTCTAGATTTTCGATATTATCGGCGTGCGCGTAAGGTATCACCATAAAGTGCCCGGGCGTATACGGGTAGAGATTCATAATCCCAAAACACCGCTTTGCGCGAAACAAAACGCCCGTCTGCGCGTCTTTTTCGGGGTGATTTACGACGTTACAAAAGACGCAGCCCTGCTCCTTTTTACCGAAATATTCGCTCCTCCACGGCGCGCAAATGTGCTCCATCCTAGCCCTCCTTTACGGTTTTTACGGCCTTTGCCAAGTCCTCTTGCCTCATAAAATGCTCGCCTATCAAAAACGCGTCGGCTCCTTGAGCGTGAAGCTCTTTTAGCTGCGAATGTTCGTAGATGCCGCTTTCAGCGACGATGACGCTTGCGTTTTTGATTTTAGAAAACAGCTTCTCGCAAAGGCTCATATCCATCTCAAACGTGCTTAAATTTCGGTGATTTACTCCGACTATCTTTGCGCGCGCGAAATTTGACTTTTCCACGTCCTCTTCGTCGTGCGTCTCGACCAAGGCCTCAAGCCCCAACGAATGCGCGTAATCAAGCAGCCGCTTTAACTCGCCGGCACTAAGAGCCTTTGCGATAAGCAGGATAAAATCAGCCCCGTAAACGAGCGCTTCTAAAATTTGATACTCGTCTATGATGAAATCTTTACGAAGTAGCGGCAGCGAGCTTGCCCGTCTGATAGCGGCTAGATACTCCAAATTTCCTTTAAAAAAATGCGGCTCGGTTAGAACCGAGATAGCGTTTGCGCCGCCTTTTTCATACTCTTTGGCTATCTCTGCGGGAGCGAAATTTTGCTTTATCAGCCCCTTGCTAGGGCTTGCTTTTTTGACCTCGGCGATGATGCGATACGGCTCGTCTGCGCTGCTTTTTAGCGCTTTTACCGCGTCTTTTATCTCGCGCGGATTTTTCGCCGCAAGCTCTTGCAGCTTTTCAAAAGGCGTTTGCGATTTTCGCAGTGCCAAGTCCTCTTTCGTTCGCTCGATTATTTGATCCAGTATCATTTTTTGTTCTTCTTTAGGCACTCTTTGATAGCGTTTATATGCTCTTTGCCCTCGGGCGAATTTATAAATTCCTCGTCATGCAAGACTTTTTGTATTATCTCATCGGCCTTTTTGCACTCGCCCAGCTTATAGTATCCCCATGCCAGCGAGTCTAGATAAAACACGGATCCCGGCTCCAGCTCGAGAGCTCTATTTACCAGATCTATTCCCTTTTTCACGTCTATATCGTGATCGATGAGTAGGTAGCCGTAGTAGTTTAGATATAGCGCTTTATCGAGTTTTACGGCCGATTTTTCAAAGTTACGAATTACTTGCTTGAGGCTATTTTTGGCTATCTTTTTAGTTTGTTTGTCAGTGTCTCTTTCGTATTGATATATCGCCATTTTGGCTTGATATTCGAGATTAAAGCTCTTATCAAAGGCCTCTTGCGCCTTTTTATACGCTTTACCGAAATCCCCCGTCGCGGCGTAAAGATCCATCAGTGCGTCGTCGTTGTAAGAGTATTTTTGTAAAAACTTAATCGCCGCATCGTAGTTTTTTTGATAGACGTAGACGCCAAGCGCTTTTTCGAGATAAACCTTCTCTTTCGTCGCTTCAAAAAGCCCCTCATAAACAGCTATCATATCGGAGTAGCGGCCATCCCTGGCGTAGATATCCACTAGCGCCGTGCAGGTCTCGACCTCGCAGCCGTCGATACGCCGCGAGCTCTCCAGGTGCCTGATCGCCTCTTTTTTGTCGTTCATTTTATTGTATAAAAGATCGACTATGCGTAGCAGATTTTCCACGCTCCTATCTAGCTCGTATGCACGCTCGAGCTCGCCCAGAGCAGCTTTGTTGTCGTTTTGCATCGAATAAACGGCAGAGAGCATAACGTGGTTTTTAGAGATGTCCTCTTTTTTTATGAGCTCCTTCATCACCTTTGCGGCTTCATCCAGTTTATTTTCGCTCATCAAATTTGCGCCCTGTATGCGAAGCACGTCTACGTCGTCTTTTAGCACCTTTTGACTGAGCGCTAAAATGCTTTTAAAATTTACGTTTTTAGAAAAAAACGCGAGTCTTAGCGCCTCTTTTAGATAGTCGGTGTTTTTGGTCTTTTCGTAAAGCCGCTCGTAAAGCTCGGTCGCCTCGTCGTGCCTAGCGTTTTCGACCGCCATCAGCGCCTTGATAACGTATAAATTCTCGTCAAAGTCGTCTTTGGCGGTAGCAAAACAAACAAGCAAAGCCGCCAAGATAAATTTTAAAATCGCCTTATTCCCGCGCATTCTTTCTCCAATTCATTGATTTTATCCTTAAAATAGTCCCAAAACGGAAAGGTGCGGCACTGACTCGGGCGAAAGTCGTAAACCGAGCAGTTTTTTGCCGTTTCGTCAAAAAATACGCACGCAAATCCGCCCTCATAGGGCTTTTCTTTGAGGCTAAATTTATAACCGAATTTATCTAAAAACCTCGATCTAAACTCACCCTCGCCCATTTTTAAATGCTCCGCCAGCGATGAAATTTCCGCCGAGCTTATCCATATGTAGCCGCTTTCTCCCGTGCAGCACTTGCCGCCGCACCGCTCGCACTTGCTAGCGTCAAATTCATAACCAAAGCCGCTTCGTCTTAGCAAATTCACTCTAGCGCGTCCTTGCTTTGCGTATTTGCGGTTGCGAAAATCTCAACCGCTTTTTTACTATAAACTCCGCCTTCAAAAACGAAAATCGGAGGCAAAATTTGAGCCAAGGATTTTGAGCTTTTTTTAGCCTCGATGAGCGCCAAATTTGCCGTGCCGTCCGTTTTTGGATACACAAAACAAAGCCTAGTAAGCGTAAATTTAAACTCGCTCAAACAAAGCAAAATTTCAGCTAGGCGCTTGGCATCGTAGCAAAAACTAAAAACTCCGCGCGGTTTTAAAAGCGAATTTGCCGTCCTAACAAGCGCGCTAAGGGGCAAATTTTCGCTATATCTAGAGGTGCGCAGATGCTCGTTTTCGCTTTTTTTTACGCCGTCGTGGTAAAAGGGCGGGTTTGAGACGATGAGATCAAATCTTTTTTCACTCTTAAATTTAGCAAAATCAGCCGTTATAAACTCGGCTTCAAGTCCGTTTTGGCTAGCATTTGCGGCGGCTAAATTTACGTTAGCTTCTAAAATATCAAGCAAACTAAGCGAAATTTTAGGAAAATCGCGCTTTAAAAGCAGTCCCAAAACCCCGCTGCCACAGCCCACGTCCAGCACTTCGCCGCGCGCTCCGCCCTCACGGATAAAATCATACAAAAACATCGTATCGCTGTTGTAGCGATAGCCGTTTTTGGGCTGGGTGATTATCATCTATAAACCTTGATGATAAATCCTTGCTTGTCTTCAGA comes from the Campylobacter rectus genome and includes:
- a CDS encoding ankyrin repeat domain-containing protein translates to MRFILPILLSFSFVFAGFNCDDALADKQRFFSQNLTFSGEFEPNCKDSILGLKEAQILLSAAQKIRAESLACVGNLATKNLNEFKFKILKASYAPEIYAKELESPDEYEKFVSQNRARLRYWGHQSLSNFTVFKDFNKDYNAVLGPLVSYYKSNFKIDEGSAIYYASKVANEFLKFAAATLQNGDMDEFARKVSSPTFTKYGINEAIYSGAVSQNSLQNAFNAALLYEKNEDVIKEFLRVGVNLNYGFESSLFFALKNLNNVKLLVASGADVNYENLLGVTPLFKAVQLNDINLVKFLLENGALVNKRLIDINTKLAYSSNLSVQLPNFVKLCDFDGASKSVLMSAAGAADVEILQLLVDNGADVQAIDDMGLNALDYAIIGKKEINAQYLRVLGLESNLITE
- a CDS encoding tetratricopeptide repeat protein — its product is MRGNKAILKFILAALLVCFATAKDDFDENLYVIKALMAVENARHDEATELYERLYEKTKNTDYLKEALRLAFFSKNVNFKSILALSQKVLKDDVDVLRIQGANLMSENKLDEAAKVMKELIKKEDISKNHVMLSAVYSMQNDNKAALGELERAYELDRSVENLLRIVDLLYNKMNDKKEAIRHLESSRRIDGCEVETCTALVDIYARDGRYSDMIAVYEGLFEATKEKVYLEKALGVYVYQKNYDAAIKFLQKYSYNDDALMDLYAATGDFGKAYKKAQEAFDKSFNLEYQAKMAIYQYERDTDKQTKKIAKNSLKQVIRNFEKSAVKLDKALYLNYYGYLLIDHDIDVKKGIDLVNRALELEPGSVFYLDSLAWGYYKLGECKKADEIIQKVLHDEEFINSPEGKEHINAIKECLKKNKK
- a CDS encoding YkgJ family cysteine cluster protein, coding for MNLLRRSGFGYEFDASKCERCGGKCCTGESGYIWISSAEISSLAEHLKMGEGEFRSRFLDKFGYKFSLKEKPYEGGFACVFFDETAKNCSVYDFRPSQCRTFPFWDYFKDKINELEKECAGIRRF
- a CDS encoding tRNA1(Val) (adenine(37)-N6)-methyltransferase is translated as MIITQPKNGYRYNSDTMFLYDFIREGGARGEVLDVGCGSGVLGLLLKRDFPKISLSLLDILEANVNLAAANASQNGLEAEFITADFAKFKSEKRFDLIVSNPPFYHDGVKKSENEHLRTSRYSENLPLSALVRTANSLLKPRGVFSFCYDAKRLAEILLCLSEFKFTLTRLCFVYPKTDGTANLALIEAKKSSKSLAQILPPIFVFEGGVYSKKAVEIFATANTQSKDALE
- a CDS encoding Na+/H+ antiporter NhaC family protein translates to MKKILFLSLLPILALAVDPEVAKKNAEIFGFWTLIPPVVAIVLAFITKDVVLSLFIGVFSGTFLINVIDSNIFMTFIKGFTDIVKRIVGSLADSWNAGIVLQVLCIGGVVALITKMGGTKAVALWLSKKAKTGVSAQISTWVMGLFVFFDDYANSLIVGPIMRPITDKFKVSREKLAFIIDATAAPIAGLAVISTWVGLEISLIKQGYELIGVTNVNAFSIFVETIPYRFYNLFMLFFIVCTAFMGREFAGMLKAERRARAGELHPRRGGALIENIEDKTLEPKENIKLQSSNAVVPLLVLIIGAFVSFYFSGLGSLEGEALQSAKAHPLTFYTFQATFGAADASVALFQSALLATVVAIFMAVYRKILTVREAIETWGKGWKTMITTIIILLLAWSLSSVIKELGTSRYLVDMLSHSTPKIVLPATIFMLGSFISFSTGTSYGTMGILMPLAIPLANAVGMYSGLEGDALHAYMIVSISAVLTGAIFGDHCSPISDTTILSSMGAGCNHIDHVQTQMPYALAVCAVSIFVGYFPTALGLSIWMVLPLGLLVTALVVRFIGQKV
- a CDS encoding SDR family NAD(P)-dependent oxidoreductase, with the translated sequence MKGTAFITGATSGFGEAIARALSREGYKIVALARRKERLEALAKQLGNTHIVVADIRDKKAVFDGVANLPQEFRDIEVLVNNAGLALGLEGVAETSIEDFETMVDTNIKGFLYSTKAVLPLMIARKSGYIFNLGSTAGAWPYPGSHVYGASKAFVKQFSRNLRNDIRGTGIRVTEIAPGICKTEFSEVRFGGDKAKADAVYEGVEYITAEDIAQIVLNCLNMPHRVNINVVEAMATQQTWAGLFIEKK
- the trpC gene encoding indole-3-glycerol phosphate synthase TrpC; protein product: MILDQIIERTKEDLALRKSQTPFEKLQELAAKNPREIKDAVKALKSSADEPYRIIAEVKKASPSKGLIKQNFAPAEIAKEYEKGGANAISVLTEPHFFKGNLEYLAAIRRASSLPLLRKDFIIDEYQILEALVYGADFILLIAKALSAGELKRLLDYAHSLGLEALVETHDEEDVEKSNFARAKIVGVNHRNLSTFEMDMSLCEKLFSKIKNASVIVAESGIYEHSQLKELHAQGADAFLIGEHFMRQEDLAKAVKTVKEG
- a CDS encoding HIT family protein, giving the protein MEHICAPWRSEYFGKKEQGCVFCNVVNHPEKDAQTGVLFRAKRCFGIMNLYPYTPGHFMVIPYAHADNIENLEEQTWSEMSAYVREGVKILKRELNAAGVNIGMNLGKAGGAGIAEHVHYHLVPRWSGDTNFITSIAEVRVNGVPFTPLYEKLKAAFADVCFNER